The stretch of DNA ACACCTACCAAGTCAGCATTCATAGTAGTAAATCGCTTGACTGACAGTGATTTACGTCAATATGGTGTTGGTCGTAATTCCTCGGTATCGCCCACTGAAGAAACACGACCTAAGAAAAGACGTCGTCTAAGCTCATCAGTTTCTGATTTCGAGCGACACTCTTCcaagaaaccagaaaaaaggAGTGAAAAATTAAGCGAAAAGGATTTATTTGGTGAAGAGAGCGACGAAGACATGGTTCCTCATCCGAAAAAAGTATTAGAAAAGCCACAACCATTGGACATGGATGAGCTTAATTACGActttgatgaagaagaagaggttgAGGAGTCGCGCCCGGCAAGTATTGACAAGCAGAAGAAAAGTAATGAAAGTAATCACCGTGACAAGTCTTCCAAAAGtgacaaaaaggagaaaacttCCGAAAAAGACAGGaggaaggagaaagagaagaaacagaaAGATAGCGAGAAAACGAAAGCTGGCGAGCATTCAAAAtcatcgaagaaaaaaagtggcaAGGAGTCAATCAGCAAATCTGGGAAGAACCCTGTGGCTGCGGGGAATGTCGCGAAATACAAAATTCCAAAGAAATCGGCTCCGCCAACAGTCGGGTTGCCGCCAGGCTTGCAACAGAACCTTGATCAATTTACGAAAGGATATACACAATCTCCAGCCCAGCAAACTGTATCTTTAGGAACGTCTGATTCTGTGCTCCGCAAGAATACGGTTGTTAAACCAAACGATCTCGCAAATGTGTCGTCAACATCAAAGAATGCTGTTAAACAGCCTGTGGCTCCCGAATCTTTTGAATTCTGTGACAAAACAGCTACCCCTATTCTTTGCAATCCTCGTGAAAGTGTTAAAGGACGAATCACCAAATCTGTAAATTTTCGCAAGGAAAATCTTGAAAGTGTTCGTACCATAAGTCCACTTTCTCCCTTTCAGCAGGCTGAGAGGGCTATTGAAGTTCCATCTGTCCGTGAGAAGTATATCCCTCTTATAATTAACGATTTGACTTATGAACCTAAATCGTCACCAAGAAAGCCCGTAGTTGGGATTAGGCCGTTGTAAGTTTATATTTAACAATAATATTAatgcaacaattttatttgccctttttttttaaatgtgttaaCAGCCGCCCGCCTACCCGTCGGATCGGAGACGAGCGAGGAGGAAGACGGTTCGACGCTAGTTCAAGCAGTTCGTCGTCTGATTCCGCGAGCGAAATGTCCGAAAACGAATCAAGTGACAAGATCAAAACAAATGAGCATTCCGGGGAAACAATTAGCGCCTTATTTCCGCCAAACGATATCCGCTTAAGTGTTGagaatcaatcaatttccaaTGGCTCCTCCGTTATTCCAGAGGAGTCGAGTGGTGATCCAACTGCACAAGAAATGGAGGAAACCACAACGCATTTGTCTTCCACCGCCTCGGATGAATTATGCACACCGAGTTCGGCCGTTGAACCTGTATCCATGATAAATAATGCTGCAACAGGAGATTCCACGAAGGAAGGTAGTAGCTCCGTTGTTCCCAAAGAGAACGCACAGGCAGTCACCCCGAAAAAACTTCCTATTCCCTCACTGGCAGTTCCTCCTTCTCCTCGGCGTCAGACTCCTGAACCAATATCTCAAGTTTCTTCTACTCTGGTTAAAGGTAAGAGATTGAAACATGAGAATTCTTTATGTGTACACTGCTGAATTATTGATTGAATTCGCTACTATTTTGATTGTAGTAAAAAGCTCAATCCCGATGGAAGACGACGactctgaagaagaagatgatgtaCTCGACATCGGCCTCAACGAGAGTTTCGgttacgaagaagaagaactgccTCCACCCAAGCTGCCTTCCAATACGATCAATAACGCACCGGCCAAGATAGTTTTTGATCGACCATCGCCTGCTAAAATCGTGGCACCATTGAACAAAGCAAACGATCCAGCTGTGACAGTCAAGCCGCCAATCATTCAAAGGACCGTAATGGCAAATCCCCCATATCCTCAAGGTGAGTTTGAGATGTCGTATCCTGAACTTTTTCTGTAAACAATTCGAATTCGAATCTTTTCAGATGATGTAGCGAGCACCCGAGGGTTATGTTTCGATTTGGTTCGCTCAGGAGGGTGTAAATTAAGCGACACTCCCAATAAGAAGTGCGATTTCAGCCACGATTTAAACTCGGCTCTTGATTTCGTTAATTATTTGTGCAACAAGAAAGGCAGTATAACATTAGCCTATAGATTGGTATGTTGCATGACCAACATCGATTCGCCGCTGAATAAAACTTTGAGTGAACCCCTTGGAGTTAGGATAGTCGGAACCGTAATCAAAGCTATTGTGATGGTAAGATCTGCTGTTACAGcgaaataatttcttatttcacaagtttttttttttttttttttttttatatatatcaGGGAAACCGGCAGGAATATATGTCAATTGCCTTGGAAATGTTGTGTGATAAAAAGTTGCCGTTGATTCCAGAGTTCGTGGATGGAGTTATAAAACAAACACCAGTTTCTTCGGCGTCTGTGAATCACCTAGTGAGTCTTTATGAACGATGTCAATCCGTCGATTCTTATTATAAGGTAAttccttaatttttcttttatacattttttgaaaaccaaTTAACCTTCTTTTCCCGCCCCTTCAAAGATGTCACTAGTCTCATTTTACAAAGTCACGGCAGTTCTCGTTGATCATTGGGAACCACCGttgaaaaaatgggaatttatTTGCAATATAGTCGAGTTAGCATCATCAAACTACCCACAATCCTTTCGGCCGTCATATGAGGTAGTTTAAAAATTGCATCTCATTATTCACTTTCTAAACCGATTTGTATTACTCTTTAAGGTGCTGTGTTTCCTATTTGGCGAAGCACATGATCAATTAAGACTTGAACGACtgtgtattttatttaatggGATTGAGCCACCTGTCATTGCGCTACTAGGACCAGAGAAACGTCATGAAATACTCAATAGGTTAAGGAACTTTGGTTTGGTGCACTGGTACGACAGATACGCGGGGATTCGCCGCCCTGTGGAGGTCGAGATGCATGCGATGCCTAATTCGATTCGACCAACGTAAATAAATAACTATTAGGTCCACTATAAATTAAAGAACTTGTTTTTATGACTATTTTTTATGTCTTAGGCAATCACAACTTATTGGGGCTCAACAATATTTGCCAAATGGAATGGCCAATCATCCTCCTCGTGGTGCTATGCAACCAGTACTTAGGGCCCCACATCCTAGCATGCCACTGGCTCATCAAATGCCTTCACTGAGGCAACCCAACTATGGATCTCAGTTTCCGCTCATGCCACCAGTAGGTTTACAACGACCTTCGGTTCCTACATTTCCATCACCAAGCTTACATCGACCGCAGCCTCCAATTGTACCAGCAGTTGGCGTACATCGTCCACAACCTCCAAATGTACCAGCAGTTGGCGTACATCGTCAACAGCCTCCAACTGTACCAGCAGTTGGCGTACATCGTCCACAACCTCCTGCGATTCCAATGGGCCACCCTATTGTAAACGTACTTCACCCACAAGCACCACCTTCGGTCCCAAATTCCATATTTGATTTAAGGGAAAAAGTAAACAGACCAGTGCCTTATGAAAACGGAAGTGGCCCAGTTCCTTCATCATCAGATTCACTTGCAGCATCAAATCCCGCATCGCCCCCAAAGGAAGTTTACCCTGATGAAACGTAAAAACTCatttttgatattattttttcgatttctatTGAaccctttatttttcttgctcTAGGAAAAAGACTACACCTATCATTGCACTGGAAGTCCCTAAACCCGCCCATTCACTGGATCTTAATTTGTTTGAACCGGAATCGCCGGAGGTGGAGCCTGTTTTTCTAGAGGAAAgtgaggaagaaaaggaacctCAGGAACCTCGTGTTGTGGTCGAGCTTTCTCATGCAGGAGAGGATGAACTTCTGACAGAGTTCAATAAGCAGAATTTTAAAGCCGTCACTTCTTGGTATCTTCAGCACTATACAGGGGACAGGAAATGTAGGATGCTCGCACAACTCGTGCatttaatcaaaacaaacCCGATTTACGATAGTGAAGGCAGTAATCAAGCAATGTCACCTGGGCATATTGCCTTCAAGATATTACACACCGCGTTCGTTGATGAAGAAGGTACGGTGTCAACACGACAGCCACCTTAAAGAAATGTTATTAGTTGTTTAAtatataattaattcatttcttctttcaggcAATCCTACTGTGCTCGATCCTCGGCAACGACAGGCCTTATGTGACctgatttttttcgttttgtatcattttttggaaatgtCCATGACTGACGACGAGGATGAAAGAATGGTTCAAGCAGAATTGGCAAAAAACTTTCTGGAACTGCTTATGGTTTTCCAAGAACTAGTGCCTTTGGAGGATTTTATAAAACATCCAGGATTACTCCAGTTTGTTGCCAAGTGCTCACTAGAAGTGTACTTgtccaaagaagaagatgaagaagactTCTTAGGTGTGGTCGTACCTCACATTGAACGCGCAATAATGTTGTTAACTGGTCAGTTATTGTATCTTTATTATATTGGTTcctaacattttaaataaccCAAAATCTCGTCGATTTTAGAATTCCACaaaattattaagaaaattcCGTCATACGTGAATTTTGATCTGGTACGCCAAGATATGGATATAGCAGACCAGTTACTCCAAACACTTGGTGATTTCCATCAACGTGAAGGAGCAGATAGGTTTTCTGCTGGAATTGCTGGGTTGTATGATGATTACAATAATGCAGCCTTGT from Daphnia pulex isolate KAP4 chromosome 4, ASM2113471v1 encodes:
- the LOC124193009 gene encoding uncharacterized protein LOC124193009 isoform X1; this translates as MESSASNSYRRPDSRASLNSNNETLLTNEFPGWGEMPDEVVERFESSLPMVHIDLSAIPEKFHAKAKEQVLGNCYVKIRDLAILVNSSKDTNERKAVKRPRDDSLSRNNERFTTARISTQGQHWKLPKKKSKALKTPESYNVRNVSETRLVVQKKLIQYELPQCTPLRPDVEYEETDTDPIAGPSHIYHNHYVTSSVPTVFPRKNHPILQNVSKVHGESVMQPELNTKSKSVKHSKRCVNVGTQTEPQPQPASTQPQIEFLHRRISELELMMASNRSFQTPSPLSQKNQDDAASALSTPPNSDSGSCNGRVEKISESSSSKRNTTPTKSAFIVVNRLTDSDLRQYGVGRNSSVSPTEETRPKKRRRLSSSVSDFERHSSKKPEKRSEKLSEKDLFGEESDEDMVPHPKKVLEKPQPLDMDELNYDFDEEEEVEESRPASIDKQKKSNESNHRDKSSKSDKKEKTSEKDRRKEKEKKQKDSEKTKAGEHSKSSKKKSGKESISKSGKNPVAAGNVAKYKIPKKSAPPTVGLPPGLQQNLDQFTKGYTQSPAQQTVSLGTSDSVLRKNTVVKPNDLANVSSTSKNAVKQPVAPESFEFCDKTATPILCNPRESVKGRITKSVNFRKENLESVRTISPLSPFQQAERAIEVPSVREKYIPLIINDLTYEPKSSPRKPVVGIRPFRPPTRRIGDERGGRRFDASSSSSSSDSASEMSENESSDKIKTNEHSGETISALFPPNDIRLSVENQSISNGSSVIPEESSGDPTAQEMEETTTHLSSTASDELCTPSSAVEPVSMINNAATGDSTKEGSSSVVPKENAQAVTPKKLPIPSLAVPPSPRRQTPEPISQVSSTLVKVKSSIPMEDDDSEEEDDVLDIGLNESFGYEEEELPPPKLPSNTINNAPAKIVFDRPSPAKIVAPLNKANDPAVTVKPPIIQRTVMANPPYPQDDVASTRGLCFDLVRSGGCKLSDTPNKKCDFSHDLNSALDFVNYLCNKKGSITLAYRLVCCMTNIDSPLNKTLSEPLGVRIVGTVIKAIVMGNRQEYMSIALEMLCDKKLPLIPEFVDGVIKQTPVSSASVNHLVSLYERCQSVDSYYKMSLVSFYKVTAVLVDHWEPPLKKWEFICNIVELASSNYPQSFRPSYEVLCFLFGEAHDQLRLERLCILFNGIEPPVIALLGPEKRHEILNRLRNFGLVHWYDRYAGIRRPVEVEMHAMPNSIRPTQSQLIGAQQYLPNGMANHPPRGAMQPVLRAPHPSMPLAHQMPSLRQPNYGSQFPLMPPVGLQRPSVPTFPSPSLHRPQPPIVPAVGVHRPQPPNVPAVGVHRQQPPTVPAVGVHRPQPPAIPMGHPIVNVLHPQAPPSVPNSIFDLREKVNRPVPYENGSGPVPSSSDSLAASNPASPPKEVYPDETKKTTPIIALEVPKPAHSLDLNLFEPESPEVEPVFLEESEEEKEPQEPRVVVELSHAGEDELLTEFNKQNFKAVTSWYLQHYTGDRKCRMLAQLVHLIKTNPIYDSEGSNQAMSPGHIAFKILHTAFVDEEGNPTVLDPRQRQALCDLIFFVLYHFLEMSMTDDEDERMVQAELAKNFLELLMVFQELVPLEDFIKHPGLLQFVAKCSLEVYLSKEEDEEDFLGVVVPHIERAIMLLTEFHKIIKKIPSYVNFDLVRQDMDIADQLLQTLGDFHQREGADRFSAGIAGLYDDYNNAALCNKSLFQALLPSG
- the LOC124193009 gene encoding uncharacterized protein LOC124193009 isoform X3, whose amino-acid sequence is MESSASNSYRRPDSRASLNSNNETLLTNEFPGWGEMPDEVVERFESSLPMVHIDLSAIPEKFHAKAKEQVLGNCYVKIRDLAILVNSSKDTNERKAVKRPRDDSLSRNNERFTTARISTQGQHWKLPKKKSKALKTPESYNVRNVSETRLVVQKKLIQYELPQCTPLRPDVEYEETDTDPIAGPSHIYHNHYVTSSVPTVFPRKNHPILQNVSKVHGESVMQPELNTKSKSVKHSKRCVNVGTQTEPQPQPASTQPQIEFLHRRISELELMMASNRSFQTPSPLSQKNQDDAASALSTPPNSDSGSCNGRVEKISESSSSKRNTTPTKSAFIVVNRLTDSDLRQYGVGRNSSVSPTEETRPKKRRRLSSSVSDFERHSSKKPEKRSEKLSEKDLFGEESDEDMVPHPKKVLEKPQPLDMDELNYDFDEEEEVEESRPASIDKQKKSNESNHRDKSSKSDKKEKTSEKDRRKEKEKKQKDSEKTKAGEHSKSSKKKSGKESISKSGKNPVAAGNVAKYKIPKKSAPPTVGLPPGLQQNLDQFTKGYTQSPAQQTVSLGTSDSVLRKNTVVKPNDLANVSSTSKNAVKQPVAPESFEFCDKTATPILCNPRESVKGRITKSVNFRKENLESVRTISPLSPFQQAERAIEVPSVRENRPPTRRIGDERGGRRFDASSSSSSSDSASEMSENESSDKIKTNEHSGETISALFPPNDIRLSVENQSISNGSSVIPEESSGDPTAQEMEETTTHLSSTASDELCTPSSAVEPVSMINNAATGDSTKEGSSSVVPKENAQAVTPKKLPIPSLAVPPSPRRQTPEPISQVSSTLVKVKSSIPMEDDDSEEEDDVLDIGLNESFGYEEEELPPPKLPSNTINNAPAKIVFDRPSPAKIVAPLNKANDPAVTVKPPIIQRTVMANPPYPQDDVASTRGLCFDLVRSGGCKLSDTPNKKCDFSHDLNSALDFVNYLCNKKGSITLAYRLVCCMTNIDSPLNKTLSEPLGVRIVGTVIKAIVMGNRQEYMSIALEMLCDKKLPLIPEFVDGVIKQTPVSSASVNHLVSLYERCQSVDSYYKMSLVSFYKVTAVLVDHWEPPLKKWEFICNIVELASSNYPQSFRPSYEVLCFLFGEAHDQLRLERLCILFNGIEPPVIALLGPEKRHEILNRLRNFGLVHWYDRYAGIRRPVEVEMHAMPNSIRPTQSQLIGAQQYLPNGMANHPPRGAMQPVLRAPHPSMPLAHQMPSLRQPNYGSQFPLMPPVGLQRPSVPTFPSPSLHRPQPPIVPAVGVHRPQPPNVPAVGVHRQQPPTVPAVGVHRPQPPAIPMGHPIVNVLHPQAPPSVPNSIFDLREKVNRPVPYENGSGPVPSSSDSLAASNPASPPKEVYPDETKKTTPIIALEVPKPAHSLDLNLFEPESPEVEPVFLEESEEEKEPQEPRVVVELSHAGEDELLTEFNKQNFKAVTSWYLQHYTGDRKCRMLAQLVHLIKTNPIYDSEGSNQAMSPGHIAFKILHTAFVDEEGNPTVLDPRQRQALCDLIFFVLYHFLEMSMTDDEDERMVQAELAKNFLELLMVFQELVPLEDFIKHPGLLQFVAKCSLEVYLSKEEDEEDFLGVVVPHIERAIMLLTEFHKIIKKIPSYVNFDLVRQDMDIADQLLQTLGDFHQREGADRFSAGIAGLYDDYNNAALCNKSLFQALLPSG
- the LOC124193009 gene encoding uncharacterized protein LOC124193009 isoform X2, with amino-acid sequence MESSASNSYRRPDSRASLNSNNETLLTNEFPGWGEMPDEVVERFESSLPMVHIDLSAIPEKFHAKAKEQVLGNCYVKIRDLAILVNSSKDTNERKAVKRPRDDSLSRNNERFTTARISTQGQHWKLPKKKSKALKTPESYNVRNVSETRLVVQKKLIQYELPQCTPLRPDVEYEETDTDPIAGPSHIYHNHYVTSSVPTVFPRKNHPILQNVSKVHGESVMQPELNTKSKSVKHSKRCVNVGTQTEPQPQPASTQPQIEFLHRRISELELMMASNRSFQTPSPLSQKNQDDAASALSTPPNSDSGSCNGRVEKISESSSSKRNTTPTKSAFIVVNRLTDSDLRQYGVGRNSSVSPTEETRPKKRRRLSSSVSDFERHSSKKPEKRSEKLSEKDLFGEESDEDMVPHPKKVLEKPQPLDMDELNYDFDEEEEVEESRPASIDKQKKSNESNHRDKSSKSDKKEKTSEKDRRKEKEKKQKDSEKTKAGEHSKSSKKKSGKESISKSGKNPVAAGNVAKYKIPKKSAPPTVGLPPGLQQNLDQFTKGYTQSPAQQTVSLGTSDSVLRKNTVVKPNDLANVSSTSKNAVKQPVAPESFEFCDKTATPILCNPRESVKGRITKSVNFRKENLESVRTISPLSPFQQAERAIEVPSVREKYIPLIINDLTYEPKSSPRKPVVGIRPFRPPTRRIGDERGGRRFDASSSSSSSDSASEMSENESSDKIKTNEHSGETISALFPPNDIRLSVENQSISNGSSVIPEESSGDPTAQEMEETTTHLSSTASDELCTPSSAVEPVSMINNAATGDSTKEVPPSPRRQTPEPISQVSSTLVKVKSSIPMEDDDSEEEDDVLDIGLNESFGYEEEELPPPKLPSNTINNAPAKIVFDRPSPAKIVAPLNKANDPAVTVKPPIIQRTVMANPPYPQDDVASTRGLCFDLVRSGGCKLSDTPNKKCDFSHDLNSALDFVNYLCNKKGSITLAYRLVCCMTNIDSPLNKTLSEPLGVRIVGTVIKAIVMGNRQEYMSIALEMLCDKKLPLIPEFVDGVIKQTPVSSASVNHLVSLYERCQSVDSYYKMSLVSFYKVTAVLVDHWEPPLKKWEFICNIVELASSNYPQSFRPSYEVLCFLFGEAHDQLRLERLCILFNGIEPPVIALLGPEKRHEILNRLRNFGLVHWYDRYAGIRRPVEVEMHAMPNSIRPTQSQLIGAQQYLPNGMANHPPRGAMQPVLRAPHPSMPLAHQMPSLRQPNYGSQFPLMPPVGLQRPSVPTFPSPSLHRPQPPIVPAVGVHRPQPPNVPAVGVHRQQPPTVPAVGVHRPQPPAIPMGHPIVNVLHPQAPPSVPNSIFDLREKVNRPVPYENGSGPVPSSSDSLAASNPASPPKEVYPDETKKTTPIIALEVPKPAHSLDLNLFEPESPEVEPVFLEESEEEKEPQEPRVVVELSHAGEDELLTEFNKQNFKAVTSWYLQHYTGDRKCRMLAQLVHLIKTNPIYDSEGSNQAMSPGHIAFKILHTAFVDEEGNPTVLDPRQRQALCDLIFFVLYHFLEMSMTDDEDERMVQAELAKNFLELLMVFQELVPLEDFIKHPGLLQFVAKCSLEVYLSKEEDEEDFLGVVVPHIERAIMLLTEFHKIIKKIPSYVNFDLVRQDMDIADQLLQTLGDFHQREGADRFSAGIAGLYDDYNNAALCNKSLFQALLPSG